From Melitaea cinxia chromosome 3, ilMelCinx1.1, whole genome shotgun sequence, one genomic window encodes:
- the LOC123669324 gene encoding protein Wnt-1, with amino-acid sequence MKIEWMCLLVLTFLCFHCDAANKPRRGRGSMWWGIAKAGEPNSLSPVSPGVLYMDPAVHATLRRKQRRLARENPGVLAAVAKGANMAVLECQHQFKYRRWNCSTRNFLRGKNLFGKIVDRGCRETAFIYAITSAGVTHAVSRACAEGAIESCTCDYSHVDRTPHRSRAPNAANVRVWKWGGCSDNIGFGFRFSREFVDTGERGKTVREKMNLHNNEAGRMHVQTEMRQECKCHGMSGSCTVKTCWMRLPSFRSVGDALKDRFDGASRVMMPSTESDVPLRQRNDAAPHRIPRRDRYRFQLRPLNPDHKTPGTKDLVYLEPSPGFCEKNTRLGIPGTHGRACNDTSIGVDGCDLMCCGRGYRTDTMFVVERCNCTFHWCCEVKCKFCRTEKVVHTCL; translated from the exons ATGAAGATTGAATGGATGTGTTTACTTGTGCTTACGTTTTTGTGTTTCCATTGTGATGCTGCCAACAAGCCGAGGAGAGGACGGGGCAGCATGTGGTG gGGTATAGCAAAGGCCGGTGAGCCGAACAGTCTTTCGCCAGTGTCGCCTGGTGTCTTGTACATGGACCCAGCAGTGCACGCCACGTTGAGGAGAAAACAGCGGCGCCTGGCGCGCGAGAACCCTGGCGTTCTAGCCGCTGTGGCCAAGGGTGCTAACATGGCGGTATTGGAGTGTCAACACCAGTTCAAATATAGAAGATGGAACTGCTCCACGCGGAACTTTCTGCGTGGCAAaaatttatttggaaaaatTGTTGACAGAG GTTGTCGCGAGACCGCGTTTATATACGCGATCACGAGCGCCGGTGTGACGCATGCCGTGTCCCGAGCTTGCGCAGAGGGAGCGATCGAGTCCTGTACTTGTGACTACTCACACGTCGATCGCACACCACATCGCTCCCGAGCACCCAACGCAGCCAACGTGCGAGTCTGGAAATGGGGTGGCTGTAGCGATAACATCGGCTTCGGATTTCGATTTAGCAGAGAATTCGTCGACACAGGAGAAAGAGGCAAAACAGTTAGAGAAAAAATGAACTTACACAACAACGAAGCTGGCAGAATG CACGTGCAAACAGAGATGCGCCAAGAATGTAAGTGCCATGGTATGTCTGGGTCCTGCACTGTCAAGACCTGCTGGATGAGGCTGCCTAGTTTCCGCTCCGTGGGTGATGCTCTTAAAGACCGCTTTGATGGGGCTTCACGGGTCATGATGCCAAGTACAGAGAGTGACGTGCCCTTAAGACAGCGAAACGATGCAGCACCGCACAGAATTCCACGACGAGATCGTTATAGGTTCCAACTCCGTCCACTTAATCCTGATCATAAAACACCGGGCACTAAAGACCTAGTGTACCTAGAACCATCGCCAGGTTTCTGTGAAAAAAACACAAGGCTGGGGATTCCCGGCACGCATGGGCGTGCTTGTAACGACACGAGCATAGGTGTCGACGGCTGCGATCTTATGTGTTGCGGCCGTGGTTACAGGACCGATACGATGTTCGTTGTGGAACGATGCAATTGCACATTTCATTGGTGCTGCGAAgtcaaatgtaaattttgtcGAACGGAAAAAGTGGTTCACACGTGTTTATAG